One genomic region from Flagellimonas oceani encodes:
- a CDS encoding efflux RND transporter permease subunit → MKLAEISIKRPSLVIVLFTILTLGGLFSYNQLGYELIPKFDRNVITVATIYPGASPSEIENTVTKKIEDAVASLENIKKIESRSYESLSTVAITLTDDANVDISLNDAQRKINAIISDLPDDAKTPSLSKFSLSDLPIMTIGANGTMDEIKFYDLIDKKIAPLLSRVNGVAQINLIGGQEREIQVNLDADRLHGYNLSIPQVQQTILASNLDFPTGNIQTRQQKILIRLAGKYKNVEELRNLVVADKDGIQVRLSDIADVQDSQKIPEKIARVKQKSAILLQVIKQSDANAVAVSEDILKRIAQLETDYKTIDLSLNVANDSSVFTLEAADSVIHDLLIAVLLVAIVMLFFLHSVRNSLIVMVSIPASLVATFIGFLLLDYTLNLMSLLGLSLVVGILVDDAIVVLENIYRHMEMGKNRVRAAYDGTAEIGGTVTSITLVIVVVFFPIAMSSGLVSKIITQFCVTIIISTLLSLLASFTIIPWLSSRFGKLEHITGKNLFGRLIIKFETQLKRFTNWISGLLTWCLDHYKTTLSIVLVIFFASIALVAAGFIGGEFFATSDRGEFLVQIELPKDASLEESNFMAQKAEAFLNTQEEVKSLITTVGQTSEGLGASQATAYKAEINVQMVDENERQDDSYVFAAKTKRRLEKILVGAKVKTVPISLLGVAEEAPLALVVTGPSLDSAMVFARKAEAELHKIPGATEIELSVETGNPEINVQVDRDKMASLGLSLQTVGLTMQTAFNGNTDGKFRAGEYEYDINIRYNSFDRKSIVDVGDLILTNDQGQEVKLSQFADITETLGPSQLERRDKTASVTVKGQSVGRPAGTVADEWEAAFQDVERPTGVDYVWGGDKERQSEGFGTLGIAMLAAIILVYLVMVSLYDSFVHPFVVLFSIPLSFIGALLALALTNNSLNIFTILGIIMLIGLVCKNAIILVDFANERVRSGETVRNALIQANHARLRPILMTTIAMVFGMLPIALASGPGSGWKNGLAWVIIGGLISSLFLTLIIVPVIYNLMEKLVHKFTKGTKTDYEELMVADYEHKKLVDGFNPDHTL, encoded by the coding sequence ATGAAATTAGCGGAAATTTCCATAAAAAGGCCTTCATTGGTCATTGTGCTATTCACCATACTTACCCTTGGGGGCCTGTTCAGTTATAACCAACTGGGGTATGAATTGATACCCAAATTCGACCGAAATGTCATAACCGTCGCCACTATCTACCCCGGTGCCTCGCCCAGCGAGATCGAAAATACCGTGACAAAAAAAATAGAGGATGCGGTTGCCTCTCTGGAGAACATCAAAAAAATAGAATCCCGTTCTTATGAAAGCCTTTCCACGGTTGCGATTACCTTGACGGATGATGCCAATGTTGATATTTCCCTAAACGATGCACAACGGAAAATCAATGCCATTATCAGTGATCTGCCCGATGATGCCAAAACACCCTCCTTAAGCAAATTTTCATTGAGCGACCTTCCGATTATGACAATTGGTGCTAATGGCACTATGGATGAAATTAAGTTTTATGACCTGATTGATAAAAAAATTGCCCCTTTGCTTTCCCGGGTCAATGGTGTGGCACAGATAAATTTGATCGGGGGGCAAGAAAGGGAAATCCAGGTAAATTTAGACGCCGACCGACTTCATGGATATAACCTTTCCATACCCCAGGTCCAACAGACCATCCTGGCCTCGAATTTGGATTTCCCCACAGGAAATATTCAGACCAGGCAGCAAAAAATATTGATCCGGTTGGCCGGAAAATATAAAAATGTTGAAGAGCTGCGCAATCTGGTAGTCGCTGATAAAGATGGCATCCAAGTGAGGCTCAGTGATATTGCGGATGTTCAGGACAGTCAAAAAATACCTGAAAAAATTGCACGGGTAAAGCAAAAAAGTGCCATCCTACTGCAGGTGATCAAGCAGTCCGATGCCAATGCCGTAGCTGTAAGTGAAGATATATTAAAACGGATAGCACAGCTCGAGACCGATTATAAAACCATAGACCTCAGTCTCAATGTCGCCAATGACAGTAGTGTTTTTACCCTAGAGGCGGCCGATTCCGTAATCCATGACCTATTGATCGCCGTGTTATTGGTGGCGATCGTAATGCTGTTCTTCTTGCACAGTGTAAGAAACTCGCTAATTGTAATGGTGTCCATACCCGCATCGTTGGTTGCGACATTTATAGGCTTTTTGTTGTTGGATTATACCTTGAACTTAATGAGTTTATTAGGATTGTCTTTGGTCGTAGGCATCTTGGTGGACGATGCCATCGTTGTACTCGAAAACATTTACCGGCATATGGAAATGGGCAAAAACCGTGTCCGTGCGGCCTATGACGGTACCGCTGAAATCGGGGGCACGGTAACATCCATAACGCTGGTAATCGTGGTCGTCTTTTTTCCCATTGCCATGAGCAGCGGTCTGGTGTCCAAAATCATTACCCAATTTTGTGTGACCATAATTATTTCGACCTTGTTGTCCCTATTGGCATCGTTTACCATTATTCCTTGGTTATCGTCCCGTTTCGGAAAATTGGAGCATATCACAGGTAAAAACCTGTTCGGTAGGCTTATCATCAAATTCGAAACACAATTAAAACGTTTCACGAATTGGATCTCCGGCTTATTGACCTGGTGCCTGGATCATTATAAAACCACGCTGTCCATCGTTTTGGTTATCTTCTTTGCTTCGATCGCCTTGGTAGCGGCAGGATTTATTGGAGGCGAATTCTTTGCCACATCGGATAGGGGCGAGTTTTTGGTGCAGATAGAACTACCAAAAGATGCCTCATTGGAAGAAAGTAATTTTATGGCCCAAAAAGCAGAGGCCTTTTTGAATACACAGGAAGAAGTCAAGAGCCTTATCACCACTGTAGGCCAGACCAGCGAAGGCTTAGGAGCTTCACAGGCTACAGCTTACAAGGCGGAAATAAACGTCCAAATGGTTGATGAAAATGAAAGGCAGGACGATTCTTATGTATTTGCCGCCAAAACAAAACGTCGTTTAGAGAAAATTTTGGTCGGAGCCAAGGTGAAAACCGTCCCTATAAGTCTTTTGGGAGTGGCGGAGGAAGCCCCGTTGGCCTTGGTAGTGACCGGACCTAGTTTGGATAGTGCCATGGTCTTTGCCAGAAAGGCGGAGGCGGAACTGCATAAGATTCCTGGGGCCACGGAAATTGAATTGTCCGTAGAAACGGGAAATCCTGAAATCAATGTTCAAGTAGATCGGGATAAAATGGCCTCCCTGGGATTATCGTTACAAACGGTGGGGTTGACAATGCAAACAGCATTTAACGGGAATACCGATGGCAAATTCAGGGCAGGGGAATATGAATATGATATTAACATTCGCTACAATAGTTTTGATAGAAAAAGCATTGTCGATGTAGGGGATTTGATCCTTACTAATGACCAAGGGCAAGAGGTAAAACTCTCACAGTTCGCCGACATCACCGAAACGTTGGGCCCGAGCCAATTGGAACGCCGGGATAAGACCGCGTCGGTTACCGTAAAAGGGCAGTCCGTTGGCAGACCAGCTGGTACGGTCGCGGATGAATGGGAAGCTGCCTTCCAGGATGTCGAACGGCCCACGGGGGTCGATTACGTATGGGGTGGGGATAAAGAAAGGCAATCGGAAGGGTTCGGAACACTGGGAATTGCTATGTTGGCAGCTATTATATTGGTCTATTTGGTAATGGTTTCCCTGTACGACAGTTTTGTGCACCCGTTCGTAGTTCTTTTTTCCATTCCCTTATCGTTCATCGGAGCTTTGCTGGCATTGGCGTTAACGAACAATTCCCTGAACATCTTTACCATTCTTGGTATAATTATGTTGATCGGGCTAGTGTGTAAAAACGCCATTATCCTGGTTGACTTTGCCAACGAAAGGGTCCGGTCAGGGGAAACGGTCAGGAACGCCTTGATACAGGCCAACCACGCACGTCTCCGCCCAATTCTAATGACTACCATTGCCATGGTTTTCGGGATGCTTCCCATTGCGTTGGCCTCAGGCCCGGGATCGGGATGGAAAAATGGTCTTGCCTGGGTTATCATCGGGGGATTGATAAGTTCGCTTTTCTTGACCTTGATAATAGTACCGGTAATATACAATTTAATGGAAAAATTGGTACATAAGTTTACCAAGGGAACAAAAACTGATTATGAGGAGCTTATGGTGGCCGATTACGAGCATAAAAAATTGGTAGATGGCTTTAACCCAGACCACACGCTGTGA
- a CDS encoding sulfatase, with protein sequence MKVNTIRFMNIKLFLTLAFLSWVGTCTGQQANVDQVTQREDVPPNFVVIFADDLGYGDLSSYGHPTIHTKNLDQMAVEGQKWTNFYVGSSVCTPSRAALMTGRLPIRNGMTSKVNRVLFPDSHKGLPQSEITLAEQLKKVDYVTACIGKWHLGHKEEYLPTSQGFDYYFGIPYSNDMDNIIPFRSTQGYIDFWKSEERKDINTFNVPLMRNTEIVERPADQNTLTKRYNEEAVQFIRKNKEKPFFLYLAHNLPHVPLFASKDFLGTSDRGLYGDVVEEIDHGVGQILAELKNSGLDKNTIVVFTSDNGPWLIMNQEGGSAGLLREGKGSTWEGGMREPCIFWGPGRIQPGLVTQIGTTMDLFTTFSKLANVPLPEDRQMDGNDLGPTLFEKKPSERKEVFYYRGDELYAVRLGAFKAHFITEGAYGPPMREEHDPPLLYNLEVDPSEKYNVAESNPDVIEQIKALVKIHNLNLVKGEDQLKDRG encoded by the coding sequence ATGAAAGTAAATACGATTAGATTCATGAACATAAAGCTGTTTTTGACACTTGCCTTCTTGTCATGGGTTGGCACCTGCACGGGACAACAAGCCAATGTCGACCAAGTTACACAGAGAGAAGACGTACCTCCGAACTTTGTTGTCATTTTTGCCGATGACCTTGGGTATGGTGATTTAAGCTCATATGGGCACCCTACAATACACACCAAAAACCTGGACCAAATGGCGGTCGAAGGCCAAAAATGGACGAACTTCTATGTTGGGTCGAGCGTATGCACACCCAGCAGGGCAGCATTGATGACCGGGAGATTGCCCATCAGAAATGGAATGACCAGTAAGGTGAACCGTGTTCTTTTTCCCGATTCCCATAAAGGATTGCCGCAAAGTGAGATAACCTTGGCCGAACAATTAAAAAAAGTCGATTATGTGACGGCTTGCATTGGCAAATGGCATTTGGGACATAAAGAGGAGTATTTGCCAACGAGCCAAGGGTTCGACTATTATTTTGGTATTCCTTACAGCAATGACATGGACAACATTATTCCATTCAGGTCAACTCAAGGGTATATTGATTTTTGGAAATCGGAAGAGAGGAAAGATATAAATACTTTCAATGTTCCACTGATGCGCAATACGGAGATAGTGGAGCGCCCAGCTGATCAGAACACATTGACAAAACGTTATAATGAAGAGGCGGTACAGTTCATAAGGAAGAACAAGGAAAAACCTTTTTTCCTTTATTTGGCCCATAATCTTCCACATGTGCCCCTTTTCGCATCAAAGGACTTTCTGGGCACCAGCGATAGGGGGCTCTATGGCGATGTTGTTGAAGAAATTGACCATGGGGTGGGACAAATATTGGCCGAATTAAAAAATAGTGGCCTAGATAAGAATACAATTGTAGTCTTCACCTCAGACAACGGACCATGGCTCATCATGAACCAAGAAGGTGGAAGTGCAGGGTTATTGAGGGAAGGAAAAGGATCTACATGGGAAGGGGGTATGCGTGAGCCATGTATTTTTTGGGGACCAGGCCGAATCCAACCTGGTTTGGTCACCCAAATTGGCACCACCATGGATTTGTTTACCACTTTCAGCAAATTGGCAAACGTGCCATTGCCCGAAGATCGACAGATGGATGGAAATGACCTTGGGCCAACACTCTTTGAAAAAAAACCAAGTGAGAGAAAAGAAGTGTTTTATTACAGGGGAGATGAGCTTTATGCGGTTAGGCTGGGAGCCTTCAAAGCCCATTTCATAACGGAAGGTGCCTATGGCCCACCGATGCGTGAAGAACATGACCCCCCACTCCTATACAATCTTGAAGTGGACCCATCTGAAAAATATAATGTTGCCGAAAGTAACCCTGATGTCATTGAGCAAATCAAAGCCTTGGTCAAAATCCATAATTTAAATTTGGTCAAAGGGGAAGATCAGTTGAAAGACAGGGGTTGA
- a CDS encoding alpha/beta hydrolase, giving the protein MKKRGQIQCVVILLLLLGGGIVAQDQKSNYSLVEIPAPSLKDNLIGTKDVQKIGVYLPPSYLDSDQLFPVVYFLNGYTVEAGEYPKTEAFDSYMKNSKEHEFILIELNGHNLFEGSMYANSPVSGNWEDFIVRDVITYVDSHYKTLAKRESRGISGHSMGGGGTINISLRHPEVFSVAYAMSPAVLANDNLLNGMFKNDSTLVQVQNLSEKMVNVRDEDFSETLQQELKSYDRKITSIFGILAFGSAFSPDLSQPLKIAFPFTMNADGTFSKKEEVLEKWVAGFGNLEEKVKNYKNNLTQYKKIALSCGYQDETPGLLEGSVYFSTLLKEEKIPHSTCWYTGKHSDKVSEQLIGEVFPTMSAYLHGEK; this is encoded by the coding sequence ATGAAAAAACGAGGTCAAATTCAATGTGTGGTTATTTTATTGCTTCTATTAGGCGGGGGCATAGTAGCACAGGACCAAAAAAGCAACTATTCGCTGGTGGAGATTCCGGCTCCATCACTTAAGGATAATTTAATAGGCACGAAAGATGTGCAAAAGATTGGGGTTTATTTACCACCGTCTTACTTAGACTCAGATCAATTGTTTCCAGTTGTCTATTTTTTGAACGGTTATACCGTTGAGGCTGGCGAATATCCCAAAACGGAGGCTTTTGACAGTTATATGAAGAATAGTAAAGAACACGAGTTCATCTTAATAGAACTCAACGGCCATAATCTGTTTGAAGGGTCGATGTATGCCAATTCACCTGTTTCGGGAAATTGGGAAGATTTTATTGTAAGAGATGTCATTACTTATGTTGACAGCCATTACAAAACTTTGGCGAAACGGGAATCTCGTGGAATAAGTGGACATTCAATGGGCGGAGGTGGAACAATCAATATCAGCTTAAGGCATCCCGAGGTATTTTCTGTGGCCTATGCCATGAGTCCTGCCGTTTTGGCAAATGATAATTTATTGAATGGTATGTTTAAGAACGATTCGACCTTGGTGCAGGTTCAGAATTTATCCGAAAAAATGGTAAATGTGAGGGATGAGGATTTTTCTGAAACCTTGCAACAAGAATTAAAATCGTATGACCGAAAGATAACGAGCATATTTGGTATTCTTGCCTTTGGATCTGCATTCTCTCCCGATCTTTCACAACCCTTAAAGATTGCATTCCCGTTTACGATGAATGCCGATGGCACCTTTTCCAAGAAAGAAGAAGTCCTAGAGAAATGGGTAGCTGGTTTTGGGAATTTGGAAGAAAAAGTGAAAAATTACAAGAACAATTTAACCCAGTACAAAAAAATTGCATTGAGTTGTGGCTATCAGGACGAAACTCCCGGATTGCTCGAAGGTTCAGTTTATTTCTCTACATTGTTGAAAGAGGAAAAAATACCACATAGCACCTGCTGGTACACCGGCAAACATAGTGACAAGGTCAGTGAGCAACTCATCGGTGAGGTATTTCCGACTATGTCCGCTTACCTACATGGTGAAAAGTAA
- a CDS encoding PaaI family thioesterase encodes MQEIGQDDYLFLKHAIENMMPANKIFGLEIMEIRLGYVCIKVPFKKEFIGDYLQKRWHGGILAAMADTAGGAAGATTLDSLQDRINTLDMRIDYLHPTVEGDILAKAKIVKSGKSINVVDVELFQSGQKDLVALARCIYSIHRNGS; translated from the coding sequence ATGCAGGAAATAGGGCAAGACGACTATTTGTTTTTAAAGCATGCTATTGAAAACATGATGCCGGCCAATAAAATATTCGGGTTAGAAATTATGGAAATCAGACTTGGGTACGTGTGCATCAAAGTCCCTTTTAAGAAAGAATTCATAGGCGACTATCTGCAAAAACGATGGCATGGAGGAATTTTGGCCGCTATGGCCGATACGGCTGGAGGAGCTGCCGGAGCGACGACCCTCGATTCCTTACAGGACAGGATAAATACCTTGGATATGCGGATCGATTATCTCCATCCTACCGTTGAAGGGGATATTTTGGCCAAGGCAAAGATTGTTAAAAGTGGTAAATCCATCAACGTGGTGGACGTGGAACTTTTCCAAAGTGGACAAAAAGATTTAGTGGCTTTGGCAAGATGTATATATAGCATCCATAGAAACGGCTCCTAA
- a CDS encoding TolC family protein yields the protein MKKILSISLLCLVCVANAQEIKQLSLKDAVSYALEYKADAQKSKLAIENSEYQIQEVRSRALPQITGNGSLVYNPILQTNVIDGSSFGQPGTVIQATLGQKWNSVFGVSLNQNLFDQSVYTGLKAAKTTREFYQINNRLTQEQVIEKVANSYYQVYLQRLNLQVLDSTLANTIKAKNIIEGQFQNGLAKKIDLDRIIVKISNLETQRLQINNALQLQENTLKFFMGMPITAQIEIPEIEFEFRPSEVVSSPDTENRSEYLLLKKQEQLLTYQKMAVKAEYYPTLSLTVGYNYLGQGPDLPWFKKPEDKVYWSDFSSIGLNLKIPIFAGFGTRSKVMQADIDLRILQEDIKDTELALDLDYENARTQINNSIATVNNQNENVRLAQAVLDNTRNNYVQGLAPLTDLLDAENALTEARNNFNSAILQYKLAEILLLKSKGELKSLTN from the coding sequence ATCAAAAAAATTTTAAGCATTTCCCTTTTATGCCTTGTTTGCGTAGCCAATGCCCAGGAAATAAAGCAGCTTAGCCTAAAGGATGCCGTTTCCTATGCTCTTGAATACAAGGCCGATGCACAAAAATCGAAGCTGGCCATTGAAAATAGTGAGTACCAAATCCAGGAAGTTCGTTCGCGAGCATTGCCACAGATCACAGGAAATGGTAGTTTGGTCTATAATCCCATCCTACAGACCAATGTGATCGATGGAAGTTCCTTTGGGCAACCGGGCACCGTTATACAGGCAACTTTGGGGCAAAAATGGAATTCGGTCTTTGGTGTTTCGTTGAACCAGAACTTATTTGACCAATCGGTTTACACAGGTTTAAAAGCAGCAAAAACTACCCGTGAGTTTTATCAGATCAATAATCGATTAACTCAAGAGCAGGTAATAGAAAAGGTAGCCAATAGTTACTATCAAGTATATCTACAGCGTTTAAACCTTCAGGTACTTGATAGTACGTTGGCAAATACGATCAAGGCGAAAAATATCATTGAGGGCCAGTTTCAAAATGGGCTAGCGAAGAAAATCGATTTGGACAGGATTATTGTTAAAATTTCAAATCTAGAGACCCAACGGCTCCAGATAAACAATGCGCTACAACTTCAAGAAAATACCCTGAAATTTTTTATGGGAATGCCCATAACCGCCCAAATCGAAATTCCGGAAATCGAGTTCGAATTCAGACCAAGCGAGGTAGTTTCATCCCCGGATACCGAGAATCGATCGGAGTATCTGCTTCTCAAAAAGCAGGAACAATTGTTGACTTACCAGAAAATGGCGGTCAAGGCGGAATATTATCCAACGCTTTCCCTAACAGTTGGGTACAACTATCTTGGCCAAGGCCCGGACCTTCCCTGGTTCAAAAAGCCTGAGGACAAGGTATATTGGTCCGATTTTTCATCGATAGGATTGAATTTGAAAATTCCCATTTTCGCAGGTTTTGGTACACGTTCCAAAGTAATGCAGGCCGATATAGATCTGCGGATCTTACAAGAGGATATCAAGGATACCGAATTGGCCTTAGATCTTGATTACGAAAATGCCCGAACCCAAATAAACAATAGTATTGCGACCGTCAACAATCAAAACGAAAATGTCAGGTTGGCACAGGCAGTTTTGGACAATACCAGAAACAATTACGTCCAAGGTTTGGCTCCGCTAACGGATCTATTGGATGCGGAAAACGCCTTGACCGAGGCTAGGAACAACTTTAACTCCGCAATTTTACAATACAAACTGGCAGAAATCCTGTTGTTGAAGTCTAAAGGGGAATTAAAGTCACTAACAAACTAA
- a CDS encoding lysophospholipid acyltransferase family protein: protein MKNKMLPKIRYLPFYAISTLPMPVLYLLSDILFVVVYYLMKYRRNLVSDNIKKSFPQKPQITLRKIEKNFYRHFCDILVESIKTLTISKRSAMKRLRIENPDLVEHYLSENKNILLYTAHQGNWEWLIFLPLFFLTDQTLYTNQLKTTISIAYLKLSENDLVSIALNPPRDIGPLSTLNERMSLC from the coding sequence ATGAAAAACAAGATGCTGCCCAAGATTAGATATTTGCCTTTTTATGCCATCTCGACCCTGCCGATGCCTGTTCTGTACCTGTTATCGGACATATTGTTTGTAGTGGTCTATTACCTCATGAAGTATAGAAGGAACTTAGTCTCGGACAATATCAAAAAATCCTTTCCTCAAAAACCACAAATTACACTGAGAAAAATTGAAAAGAACTTCTATCGGCATTTCTGTGATATACTTGTCGAATCGATTAAGACATTGACCATCAGTAAAAGGTCGGCAATGAAACGTTTGCGTATAGAGAATCCGGATTTGGTAGAACATTATTTAAGCGAGAATAAAAATATTTTGCTTTACACTGCCCATCAGGGAAATTGGGAATGGTTGATATTCCTACCACTTTTTTTCCTTACCGATCAGACACTTTATACAAACCAATTAAAAACCACTATTTCAATAGCCTATTTAAAATTATCAGAGAACGATTTGGTGTCCATTGCATTGAATCCACCAAGGGATATAGGACCATTATCGACCTTGAACGAAAGAATGTCATTATGTTGA
- a CDS encoding TetR/AcrR family transcriptional regulator, translating to MICKSELVACSALNFAQFGSKRFTLDELANQLGISKKTIYNYFRKKEELVQESTVYLLQRYSREIQESEIAFCKDPLEKIILIYKKGFEHLKFFSPTFLFGLKKYYPKAYDLYYSFRNDLVNKTIYELFVDAQKLGFIQNEVNLRLVCELYFLNLNTIAFGKTSLFDKYTQHEILQHLIINTIKGIVTEDYTNRFIQK from the coding sequence ATGATCTGTAAATCCGAACTTGTTGCATGCTCCGCCTTAAACTTCGCTCAATTTGGGAGTAAACGGTTCACACTCGATGAGTTGGCAAATCAGCTTGGCATATCAAAGAAGACCATCTACAATTATTTTAGGAAAAAAGAAGAATTGGTTCAAGAGAGTACGGTCTATCTACTGCAAAGATATTCAAGGGAGATCCAAGAATCGGAGATTGCTTTCTGTAAAGATCCTCTGGAAAAGATAATACTGATATACAAAAAGGGTTTCGAACATTTAAAATTTTTCAGTCCCACGTTCCTTTTCGGACTAAAGAAATATTACCCTAAGGCCTATGATCTCTATTATAGCTTTCGAAATGATTTGGTAAATAAAACTATTTACGAACTCTTTGTCGATGCACAAAAATTGGGCTTTATTCAAAATGAGGTGAACTTGAGATTGGTTTGTGAACTGTACTTTTTGAATTTGAACACTATCGCTTTTGGTAAAACCAGTCTGTTTGATAAATATACCCAGCACGAGATTCTACAACATCTCATAATCAACACCATAAAAGGTATTGTAACCGAAGATTACACCAACAGGTTTATCCAAAAATAG
- a CDS encoding TetR/AcrR family transcriptional regulator: MFNIESTDNFSLILDSAKKRFCRYGLKKTTMTEIAGDIGLSKASLYYYFSTKEELFKEVVKQEHKTFLNEIEGLLSSVVPAEELFHIYLERRLIYFRDFAHLSSLSLESINSLKPVYARLFENLRKEEIRLVSKILEKGIAAQDFENLDIAYYSQLFIAIFQGLRHNVLIKKDTINITEIEYSLLQRQYESALKMFVKGIKK, from the coding sequence ATGTTCAATATTGAAAGTACCGATAATTTTTCGTTAATACTTGATTCCGCCAAAAAAAGATTTTGCCGTTATGGCCTTAAAAAAACAACAATGACGGAGATTGCCGGGGATATAGGTCTATCAAAAGCATCCCTATACTACTACTTCTCCACTAAAGAAGAACTTTTCAAGGAAGTAGTAAAGCAAGAACATAAAACATTTTTAAACGAGATTGAAGGTCTTCTTTCTTCGGTTGTCCCTGCAGAAGAGTTATTCCATATTTACCTAGAAAGGCGACTGATCTACTTTCGCGATTTTGCACACCTCAGTTCTTTGAGCCTGGAATCTATAAACAGTTTAAAACCCGTTTACGCCCGCCTATTCGAAAACCTTCGCAAAGAAGAAATACGACTTGTGAGTAAAATATTGGAAAAAGGTATTGCCGCCCAAGATTTTGAAAATCTTGATATTGCTTATTATTCGCAATTGTTCATTGCCATTTTCCAAGGGTTGCGGCACAATGTACTTATTAAAAAAGACACAATAAATATCACGGAAATTGAGTATTCTCTATTGCAGAGACAATATGAAAGCGCATTAAAAATGTTCGTGAAAGGAATCAAAAAATAA
- a CDS encoding efflux RND transporter periplasmic adaptor subunit, with the protein MKKNIIYILTILVVLALIAFILMNNKQENQAKTDIVAQKNASVTVKVDTVKMETIPLNFTANGNFEPFKELDFSAEKPGRVVRVLVEEGDHVRVGKTLAVVRSEQVSAELHAAEAAYQNASKNFNRFENALKTGGVTEQQMDQAKLTLVTAQSRLEQARVNASDVSIKATIKGVVNKRFIEPGSVLATATPMFEIVDVSKLKLRVTVNESQVASLKTGAPVNVKASVLPDRTFAGKITFIAPKSDSSLNFPVEIEISNNPDNALKAGMYGTASFTSSDRESEKILVAPRNAFLGSVSSNQVFVAEDGVAKLTGVTAGRIFGDKVEILDGLDSNELVIVTGQINLQNGSKIDIID; encoded by the coding sequence ATGAAAAAGAACATAATATACATACTTACAATTTTAGTGGTATTGGCCCTGATTGCCTTCATCTTAATGAACAACAAACAAGAAAATCAAGCAAAAACGGATATAGTTGCACAGAAAAATGCTAGTGTCACTGTAAAGGTTGATACGGTAAAGATGGAAACTATTCCCCTCAATTTTACCGCCAATGGAAACTTCGAGCCCTTTAAAGAACTGGATTTTTCTGCGGAAAAGCCAGGTAGAGTCGTTAGGGTATTGGTAGAAGAAGGTGATCATGTCAGAGTGGGCAAGACTTTGGCAGTTGTGAGAAGTGAGCAGGTATCGGCAGAACTGCACGCGGCCGAAGCGGCCTATCAGAATGCGTCCAAAAATTTCAACCGTTTTGAAAATGCCTTAAAAACCGGTGGAGTGACCGAACAACAAATGGATCAGGCCAAGTTGACCTTGGTTACTGCACAATCGAGACTGGAACAAGCGAGGGTAAATGCGAGTGATGTCAGCATAAAAGCTACGATAAAAGGAGTTGTAAATAAGCGTTTTATCGAACCAGGTTCTGTTCTGGCAACAGCAACACCAATGTTCGAAATTGTCGATGTCTCCAAACTTAAACTTAGGGTTACGGTCAACGAGTCCCAAGTGGCCAGTTTAAAAACGGGTGCCCCGGTAAATGTAAAAGCCAGTGTCTTACCAGACAGGACATTTGCAGGGAAAATCACGTTTATAGCACCGAAATCGGATAGCAGTTTGAATTTTCCTGTGGAAATCGAGATATCGAACAATCCGGACAACGCCTTGAAGGCGGGCATGTACGGGACGGCATCCTTCACCTCGTCAGACCGGGAAAGCGAAAAGATACTGGTGGCCCCTAGAAATGCGTTCCTGGGAAGTGTAAGCAGTAACCAGGTTTTTGTCGCTGAGGATGGAGTTGCAAAACTGACCGGTGTAACGGCTGGAAGAATATTCGGTGATAAGGTCGAAATATTAGATGGTCTGGACAGCAATGAACTCGTAATAGTTACCGGGCAGATCAATCTACAGAACGGTTCCAAGATAGACATCATCGACTAG